In the Ilumatobacteraceae bacterium genome, one interval contains:
- the mobF gene encoding MobF family relaxase — MTVRVTTLKGIDAGGYYVDRLPNYYLDSSEPSGVWLGRGASMLGLRGEVGDEAFLDLMAGLDPNDPGRDLGRSYGDSSVRGFDVTCSAPKSVSVLFALGDDRVRYEAIDAHDSSVAALAGWIESHAHTRYRIGGEVAVVDAEGIVVAAFRQHTSRALDPQLHTHVVIPNRVKSPDGRWLALDARLIKRDQRTLSALYHAALRSELTARLGVRWHGPENGIAEIGDMNDIVLEQFSSRTASIRQRTDEKLERFVANMDRDPTPRERWKLEREAVLDSRPGKGVAIDAESLHDEWFASACELGYSPDDIVDGAIDQLNGRSRLDPEEVRDVCELSIAALTDRQSSWRPTEVHRELTAALPTDLAVPAGQLVSDLDRVAVQIVDTRCVDISKPVAPGSLLRKDGRPVSESAVDRAFTTQAILDQEHDLLAWAATRSNNDIGRVGLVDESDIDLNVAQAEAAGRVAGRDDLVLIVGPAGTGKTTALRPAVSALRRAGRPVFGIAPSAVAAEVLEHETGVAADTIDKLLIEHRLDRPPDHRYDLPAGTTLIVDEAGMVPTPKLDELARLADRRHWRVALVGDPLQFSAVGRGGMFELLIESCGAVELERVHRFDNEWERDASLRLRRSDVDVADLYDKHGRLHGGSPQRMRQMAVDRWWDERQAGQTPLLMTPTNEIVDHLNQLCQRRRILAREIDATSRGVSVGTNAIFVGDEVATRQNDRRLLTDRGEMVRNRAEWTVVAVHRDRSITVEGRNGTARLPYEYVTEHVDLAYARTGAGAQGRTVDAGILYLDSPTDVRNLYVPMTRGRKSNEAFVATSGEITALDVITQSIATDWIDRPALARQAELSGDASTHGFGDEPALGLQPQISEAPPSGERPGEDADPSVPAEPELPDRFAASRRILDQWSRMRQTADGPRPPDIPLPGR; from the coding sequence ATGACGGTGCGAGTGACGACGCTCAAGGGGATTGACGCGGGCGGCTACTACGTCGACCGACTTCCGAACTACTACCTCGACTCCAGCGAGCCGAGTGGAGTGTGGCTCGGGCGTGGCGCGTCGATGCTCGGGCTGCGCGGTGAGGTCGGCGACGAGGCGTTCCTCGATCTGATGGCCGGTCTCGACCCGAACGATCCGGGCCGAGATCTTGGGCGCAGCTACGGCGACAGCTCGGTGCGCGGGTTCGACGTGACGTGCTCGGCGCCGAAGTCGGTGTCCGTGCTGTTCGCACTCGGTGACGATCGGGTTCGCTACGAGGCGATCGACGCGCACGACAGCTCCGTCGCCGCGCTCGCCGGGTGGATCGAAAGCCACGCGCACACCCGCTACCGGATCGGTGGCGAGGTGGCGGTCGTCGATGCCGAGGGGATCGTGGTCGCTGCGTTCCGGCAGCACACGAGCCGAGCGCTCGACCCACAGCTCCACACACACGTCGTGATCCCGAATCGAGTGAAGTCACCCGACGGGCGATGGCTCGCGCTCGACGCTCGTCTGATCAAGCGCGATCAACGGACGCTGTCGGCGCTGTACCACGCCGCACTTCGATCGGAACTCACGGCCAGGCTCGGCGTGCGTTGGCACGGCCCGGAGAACGGCATCGCCGAGATCGGCGACATGAACGACATTGTCCTCGAGCAGTTCTCGAGCCGGACGGCGAGCATTCGTCAGCGGACCGACGAGAAGCTCGAACGTTTCGTCGCGAACATGGACCGCGACCCGACGCCTCGGGAACGGTGGAAGCTCGAACGCGAAGCGGTACTCGACAGCCGCCCGGGCAAGGGTGTTGCTATCGATGCGGAGTCGCTCCACGACGAGTGGTTCGCTTCGGCGTGCGAACTCGGCTACTCGCCCGACGACATCGTCGACGGCGCCATCGACCAACTGAATGGACGATCGCGACTGGACCCGGAGGAGGTTCGCGACGTCTGTGAGCTCTCGATCGCCGCGCTCACCGACCGACAGTCGAGCTGGCGGCCGACCGAGGTTCATCGCGAGTTGACGGCTGCGCTGCCGACGGATCTCGCGGTCCCGGCCGGCCAGCTCGTGAGTGATCTGGACAGGGTCGCGGTGCAGATCGTCGACACCCGATGTGTTGATATCTCGAAGCCTGTCGCTCCGGGCTCGTTGCTTCGCAAGGACGGTCGCCCGGTCAGCGAGTCAGCCGTCGACCGCGCCTTCACGACCCAAGCGATCCTCGACCAAGAGCACGACCTGCTCGCCTGGGCCGCGACGCGATCTAACAATGACATCGGCCGGGTCGGTCTCGTCGACGAGTCCGACATCGACCTCAATGTGGCGCAGGCCGAGGCCGCCGGTCGGGTCGCCGGACGCGACGATCTCGTGTTGATCGTCGGCCCGGCCGGCACCGGCAAGACAACGGCGCTGCGGCCAGCGGTTTCGGCATTGAGGCGAGCGGGTCGTCCGGTGTTCGGGATCGCTCCTTCGGCGGTGGCCGCCGAGGTACTCGAACACGAGACCGGAGTCGCGGCCGACACGATCGACAAGCTTTTGATCGAGCATCGACTCGACCGGCCACCCGATCACCGCTACGACCTACCAGCAGGAACGACGTTGATCGTCGACGAGGCCGGCATGGTTCCCACACCCAAGCTCGACGAGCTGGCCCGACTGGCGGACCGTCGCCACTGGCGCGTTGCGTTGGTCGGCGACCCGTTGCAATTCTCGGCGGTCGGTCGAGGCGGCATGTTCGAGCTGCTGATCGAATCGTGCGGCGCCGTCGAACTCGAACGAGTCCACCGATTCGACAACGAATGGGAACGCGACGCAAGCCTGCGGCTGCGCCGATCAGACGTCGACGTCGCCGACCTGTACGACAAGCACGGGCGACTCCACGGCGGCTCACCGCAACGGATGCGACAGATGGCCGTCGACCGCTGGTGGGACGAACGCCAAGCCGGCCAGACCCCGCTACTGATGACGCCGACCAACGAGATCGTCGACCACCTCAACCAACTCTGCCAACGCCGCCGAATCCTCGCCCGCGAGATCGACGCGACAAGTCGCGGCGTCAGCGTCGGGACGAACGCGATCTTCGTCGGTGACGAGGTGGCGACTCGACAGAACGATCGACGTCTACTCACAGACCGAGGCGAGATGGTCCGCAACCGCGCCGAGTGGACGGTTGTCGCAGTCCACCGCGATCGCTCGATCACCGTGGAGGGACGAAACGGAACCGCCCGCCTGCCGTACGAGTACGTGACCGAACACGTCGATCTCGCCTACGCGCGAACTGGCGCAGGTGCCCAAGGCCGAACCGTCGACGCCGGCATCCTGTACCTCGACAGCCCGACCGACGTGAGGAATCTGTACGTCCCCATGACGAGAGGCAGAAAGTCGAACGAAGCCTTCGTCGCGACGAGCGGCGAAATCACCGCCCTCGACGTCATCACCCAATCGATCGCAACCGACTGGATCGACCGCCCCGCCCTCGCCCGCCAAGCCGAACTGAGCGGAGATGCAAGCACTCATGGTTTCGGCGATGAACCTGCGCTAGGACTCCAACCCCAGATTTCCGAGGCGCCGCCCTCGGGGGAGCGACCAGGCGAAGACGCCGATCCGTCCGTGCCGGCAGAACCGGAGCTACCAGACCGTTTCGCCGCATCGCGGAGGATCCTCGACCAGTGGTCCCGAATGAGGCAGACAGCGGATGGACCGCGGCCGCCCGACATCCCACTACCGGGCAGGTAG